Proteins from a single region of Pseudopedobacter saltans DSM 12145:
- a CDS encoding SusC/RagA family TonB-linked outer membrane protein, which yields MCNYYIKPGLATQSKLKTVFNFKLILGLLLLFAIKQTKVYASINTALGNTYLIQNQKIYITGKVTDGSGVALPGVNIQVKGAGFKTISDLNGNYRIEVSQLGVTLVYSYLGFATQEFKINSFVRNIVMKEETQSLESVVVIGYGTVKKDDLTGSVAQVEMTDLLEAPVGSFDEALAGRVAGVQVSSSDGQPGGAPDIVIRGAGSLTQSTTPLYVIDGFPIEDPDNAAINPEEIESMNILKDASATAIYGSRGSNGVIIIQTKKGKIGKPIITFNSSLGFHEVQKTIDMMTPWEFVNLQMEISPNRTKEIYTRAELDPSDAKYLSVEEGGRVLEDYRNMKGIDWQGLMFRKSLTQIHNIAIRGGNRNTKYSLSGSIFDQDGIIINTGSKRYQGRITIDQTISKKLRGGITANYSDNLRIGQAVNAGASGSNFTSFALYRTWAYRPVAGVGNVDLVDDIYDGDEYENTSDLRLNPIITSRNDYTYNLGTSFMTNLYLEYDVVKKLKFKTTYSISSNTGEGRFFYNSNTPQGSPQNRTQAWLTNGRFSTSETTVWSNENILTYNNTFNKAHKIEMMGGFSFQEGLSESFGFTTKYIPREDLGIYGLGLGTPHASVATAGEYSLVSYFGRLVYDFKSKYFITATYRADGSSKFKKGNRFGFFPSAAFAWNMKREGFLKYNQLISESKIRVSYGAIGNNRIGNYDIYTQVTSALANTYSFGDEVPVGGIAISKLGNDNLKWETTKQFNLGYDFGLFKSRISLTFDYYNKVTEDLLINADMPTATGYERVFKNIGSLKNDGFEFTLNTINIRNKNFSWRSNFNISFNRNEIIELTRNQTSMFSNMTVGQNTAALYTSRIGYPAGMFYGYIFDGIYQVEDFDVSSTGAYVLKSNFSDNGSVRTNIQPGHIKYKDLNGDGTVDDKDMSVIGRGQPIHTGGFTNNFSYKNFYLNVFFQWSYGNQIYNANRMIFDGNYINLYNVNQYATFNDRWTPENRSNTIYKVGGQGPAGYFSDRTIEDGSYLRLKTVALTYSIPSKFIKPAYLSKLSLRVAAQNLLTFTNYSGMDPEVSTRHSVLTPGFDYSPYPQARTITFGLSATF from the coding sequence ATGTGCAATTATTATATAAAGCCTGGTTTGGCAACTCAAAGTAAATTGAAGACAGTGTTTAATTTCAAATTAATCTTAGGCTTGTTGTTGTTGTTTGCAATTAAGCAAACAAAAGTTTATGCAAGTATTAATACAGCACTTGGTAATACTTATCTCATTCAAAATCAAAAAATATATATAACAGGTAAGGTAACGGATGGTTCTGGTGTTGCATTGCCAGGCGTAAATATTCAGGTTAAGGGAGCTGGTTTTAAAACAATTTCAGACCTGAATGGAAATTACCGAATTGAGGTAAGCCAATTAGGTGTTACTTTGGTATATAGCTATTTAGGTTTTGCAACGCAGGAGTTCAAAATTAATTCTTTCGTTAGAAATATTGTGATGAAAGAAGAGACGCAAAGTCTTGAAAGTGTGGTTGTAATAGGATACGGAACCGTTAAGAAAGACGATTTAACAGGCTCGGTGGCGCAGGTAGAAATGACTGATTTGTTAGAAGCGCCTGTAGGTTCTTTCGATGAAGCATTAGCCGGCCGTGTTGCGGGTGTACAAGTTTCGTCTTCGGACGGCCAGCCAGGTGGTGCTCCGGATATAGTTATCAGAGGAGCGGGGTCTTTAACGCAAAGTACAACGCCATTATACGTAATAGATGGTTTCCCTATAGAAGATCCTGATAATGCAGCTATTAATCCAGAAGAAATCGAATCCATGAACATCTTAAAAGATGCTTCTGCAACAGCGATTTATGGTTCCAGAGGATCGAACGGTGTAATCATCATTCAAACAAAAAAGGGAAAAATAGGCAAGCCGATTATCACATTTAACTCTTCTTTAGGTTTCCATGAAGTGCAAAAGACCATTGATATGATGACGCCGTGGGAGTTTGTTAATTTACAGATGGAAATTAGTCCTAACAGAACTAAAGAGATTTATACAAGAGCCGAGCTTGATCCATCAGATGCCAAGTATTTAAGTGTAGAAGAAGGAGGAAGAGTGCTAGAGGATTATAGAAATATGAAAGGTATAGATTGGCAGGGTTTAATGTTCAGGAAATCATTAACTCAAATTCATAATATCGCAATTAGAGGTGGTAATAGAAATACCAAATACTCACTTTCCGGGTCTATATTTGATCAGGATGGTATTATTATCAATACTGGCTCAAAAAGATATCAGGGACGGATTACTATTGACCAAACTATCAGCAAAAAGCTAAGGGGCGGAATTACCGCAAATTATAGCGATAATTTAAGAATTGGTCAGGCAGTAAATGCAGGTGCATCCGGGAGCAATTTTACATCTTTTGCTTTATACAGAACGTGGGCATATAGACCAGTTGCGGGTGTGGGAAATGTAGATTTGGTAGATGATATATATGATGGGGATGAATACGAAAATACGTCTGATTTAAGGTTAAATCCAATAATCACGAGCCGAAATGATTATACATATAATCTAGGTACAAGTTTCATGACTAATTTATACCTTGAATACGATGTTGTAAAGAAGTTGAAATTTAAAACAACATATTCTATATCAAGCAATACGGGCGAAGGAAGGTTTTTTTATAACTCAAATACACCACAGGGTAGCCCACAAAACCGAACGCAGGCATGGCTTACAAACGGAAGGTTTTCTACTTCTGAAACCACGGTATGGTCAAACGAGAATATTCTGACCTATAATAATACCTTTAACAAAGCACATAAGATTGAAATGATGGGAGGTTTCTCCTTTCAGGAAGGATTATCTGAGTCTTTTGGTTTTACTACTAAATATATACCTAGAGAAGATTTAGGCATTTATGGTCTTGGTTTAGGTACGCCGCATGCCAGCGTAGCGACAGCAGGAGAATATAGTCTTGTTTCTTATTTTGGAAGATTAGTTTACGATTTTAAGTCTAAGTATTTTATTACCGCAACTTACAGGGCAGACGGCTCGTCTAAATTTAAGAAAGGAAACCGATTTGGATTCTTCCCTTCTGCCGCATTTGCGTGGAATATGAAGAGAGAGGGGTTCTTGAAATATAACCAATTAATTTCTGAGTCTAAGATAAGAGTGAGTTACGGAGCAATAGGTAACAATAGAATTGGCAACTATGATATTTATACACAAGTTACAAGTGCTTTAGCTAATACTTATTCGTTTGGAGATGAAGTACCAGTAGGAGGTATAGCCATCTCGAAATTAGGTAACGATAATCTAAAGTGGGAAACTACTAAACAATTTAATTTGGGTTACGATTTTGGTTTGTTCAAAAGTAGAATAAGCTTAACGTTCGATTACTATAATAAAGTTACTGAAGATTTATTAATTAATGCTGATATGCCTACTGCAACGGGGTATGAGCGAGTGTTTAAAAATATAGGATCATTAAAAAATGACGGTTTCGAGTTTACTTTAAATACAATTAATATTAGAAACAAAAATTTTTCATGGAGATCTAACTTTAACATCAGCTTCAATAGAAATGAAATTATTGAGTTAACAAGAAACCAGACCAGCATGTTTTCTAACATGACTGTGGGACAAAATACTGCTGCTCTTTACACCTCTAGAATTGGTTACCCGGCAGGAATGTTTTATGGATACATTTTTGACGGCATTTATCAGGTAGAGGATTTTGATGTTTCTTCAACAGGAGCATATGTGTTAAAATCAAATTTTTCTGATAATGGTAGCGTAAGAACAAACATTCAGCCTGGCCATATTAAATACAAAGATTTAAATGGTGATGGTACGGTTGATGATAAGGATATGTCTGTTATCGGGAGAGGACAGCCAATCCATACAGGAGGGTTTACAAATAATTTTTCATACAAAAATTTCTATCTGAATGTATTTTTCCAATGGTCATACGGTAACCAGATATATAATGCCAATAGGATGATTTTTGATGGTAACTATATTAATTTATACAATGTAAATCAATACGCAACATTTAATGATAGATGGACCCCGGAAAATAGGTCTAACACGATATATAAAGTAGGCGGCCAGGGGCCCGCAGGCTATTTTTCAGATAGAACTATAGAAGATGGATCTTACTTGCGATTAAAGACTGTGGCCTTAACTTACAGTATACCGTCAAAATTTATAAAACCAGCATATTTAAGTAAGCTAAGTTTGAGAGTTGCGGCTCAGAATTTATTAACATTTACTAATTATTCAGGGATGGATCCCGAAGTGTCAACCAGGCATTCTGTTCTAACCCCTGGATTCGACTACTCACCGTACCCGCAGGCTAGGACTATTACTTTTGGATTAAGCGCAACATTTTAA
- a CDS encoding Gfo/Idh/MocA family protein, protein MKIRVLIVGCGNMGTSHALAYHNIEEFEICGLVSTGESKVVLNNKLGGKYQLFSSYDDALEETLPDAVCISTYPDTHEEYAIKAMECGCHVFLEKPVADSISGAENVVQFAKAHNKKLVIGYILRHHPSWIKFVDIAKTLGRPLVMRMNLNQQSSGKNWETHQNIMKSLSPIVDCGVHYIDVMCQITRSKPISVHAIGARLTEDIPQWNYNYGQLQIKFEDGSIGWYEAGWGPMMSQTAFFVKDIIGPDGSVSIVAQKAENEGKSDSVAAHTATESLRIHHSNLNANKEFDLADEWVNLEDEPNHNELCEREQRFFLKAIIENVDLTEHNQDAINSLRIAFACDESIRENQVVKF, encoded by the coding sequence ATGAAGATCAGAGTTTTAATTGTCGGGTGCGGAAATATGGGGACTTCTCATGCGCTGGCATACCATAATATAGAGGAGTTTGAAATATGTGGCTTGGTTTCAACAGGAGAAAGTAAGGTTGTACTTAATAATAAGCTTGGCGGTAAATATCAATTATTTTCGTCTTACGATGATGCCCTTGAAGAGACATTACCTGATGCAGTGTGTATTTCAACTTATCCGGATACACATGAAGAATACGCTATAAAAGCAATGGAATGCGGCTGTCATGTGTTTCTGGAAAAACCAGTAGCAGATTCAATTAGCGGAGCCGAAAACGTAGTTCAGTTTGCAAAGGCGCATAACAAAAAATTGGTAATTGGCTATATTTTAAGGCATCACCCTTCCTGGATAAAGTTTGTCGATATTGCTAAAACTTTAGGGCGTCCATTAGTAATGAGAATGAATTTAAATCAGCAAAGCTCGGGGAAGAATTGGGAAACGCATCAAAATATAATGAAGAGTTTAAGTCCTATCGTAGATTGTGGAGTACATTATATTGATGTAATGTGTCAGATTACCAGGTCAAAACCTATTTCGGTACACGCGATTGGGGCCAGATTAACTGAAGATATTCCGCAATGGAATTATAATTATGGTCAATTACAGATAAAATTTGAGGACGGGTCAATCGGATGGTATGAAGCTGGCTGGGGACCAATGATGAGTCAGACCGCTTTTTTTGTTAAAGACATCATCGGTCCAGATGGCTCTGTTTCCATAGTCGCCCAGAAAGCGGAAAATGAAGGTAAATCAGACTCTGTAGCTGCTCATACAGCGACAGAATCACTAAGGATACATCACTCAAATCTAAATGCTAATAAGGAGTTTGACTTGGCAGACGAATGGGTCAATTTAGAAGATGAACCCAACCATAATGAATTATGTGAAAGAGAGCAAAGGTTCTTCTTAAAAGCAATTATAGAAAATGTTGACTTGACAGAACATAACCAAGATGCAATAAACAGCCTTAGAATAGCCTTTGCTTGTGACGAGTCAATAAGGGAAAATCAGGTAGTCAAATTTTAA
- a CDS encoding SusC/RagA family TonB-linked outer membrane protein, with protein MMYNFSFRWGNPKLLLNPLVYLCITIILNSLIVSKKSFGQAPSTSLVGRVTDVDGREIPGVEIYTRESARSSISQKSGLYNLNIGKSDSTIIFSKVGYIQLELAIGDRKVINVKLQREKTVFNETINLGYGSGSYQEVAGSLVQIKPEDFIKAPVSDFIEALSGRIAGVKISSLTGQPGEAMDVVVRGANSLYKNYSPLYVIDGVIVDNIGNVTVNPEEISSLTVLKDASLTSIYGARGANGVLIINTKKGLPGKSTISFNTTVGFQQFTNKIKMMDSYDFVKYQTEINQQKANELYNRASLNLSDPLYNASGRTLSSYKNIEGIDWQDEIFRSSPIQIHNIGIRGGDKDTRYSLSGSIFDQNGVIINSGANRYQGRATLDQIISKKIRIGLTANYGRYSKNGYAVNGEDVSNSTNYALFRAWGARPVSGESNINLLDYAIDPDYKTSPLVKYNPIISIENESKTYTTSNLLTSAYFELDILKNLKFRSIGSLNADRNRLDIFYNSNTPGGNSALAANGAFRYMKSKYFTNENTLNYANVFKGAHSLEVLAGFSYYNGMRELFGFSVSNLPNEDIGIYGLDEGLPYATESNMSKYSFRSYFGRVNYDYKSKYYLSASLRAEELPFTNNIFSYSPSFSVGWNMMAENILKGSKIVSTSKLRFGYGQIQSWAYEPFDYISTFGKPDAAFNGLLNLDGRRETIEQYNIGYDFGLFKDKIALSLDVYRKENVGTPYLASIRNEGLEVSLSTNNIQADNFKWTSHFNVAFNKNKILSINNTDAIYSQVGSDLTSPLYVSKPGYSAGMFYGYVFDGIYQVEDFDMTGGVYILKSDRPDNGSPRSSIQPGDIRYKDLDGNLSINQDDQTIIGRSAPKHFGGLLNNFNYKAFDLSVLFQWSYGNQIYNANRMLFEGNYSNLMGLNQYASYNDRWTAEKPSNELFRTGGQGPTGFQSSRVLEDGSYLRLKTISIGYAVPKRHIKSLYLSQLNVRFSAQNLFTITKYSGLDPEVSARHSVLTPGFDYAAYPQAKTISLGLHATF; from the coding sequence ATGATGTATAATTTCTCTTTTAGATGGGGTAATCCCAAATTATTACTGAATCCTCTAGTATATCTGTGTATAACTATAATTCTTAACAGTTTAATTGTTAGTAAGAAGAGCTTCGGTCAGGCTCCAAGTACATCTTTGGTCGGAAGGGTCACTGATGTCGACGGACGTGAAATCCCGGGAGTGGAAATCTATACCAGAGAGTCAGCAAGATCATCAATATCACAAAAATCAGGTTTGTATAATTTGAATATCGGAAAATCGGATTCCACAATCATATTCAGTAAAGTTGGTTATATACAGTTAGAGCTGGCAATAGGAGATAGAAAGGTTATAAATGTTAAGTTACAACGTGAAAAAACTGTGTTTAACGAAACAATTAATTTAGGATATGGATCCGGTTCTTATCAAGAAGTGGCGGGGTCCCTGGTGCAAATTAAGCCAGAAGACTTTATAAAAGCTCCTGTTAGTGATTTTATTGAAGCATTATCTGGAAGAATAGCAGGTGTGAAAATAAGTTCGCTGACAGGGCAGCCGGGTGAAGCGATGGATGTAGTTGTCAGAGGAGCGAATTCTTTATATAAAAATTACTCTCCCTTATATGTAATTGATGGTGTTATTGTAGATAATATTGGTAACGTAACCGTTAATCCTGAAGAAATATCTTCTTTAACTGTTTTAAAAGATGCTTCGTTGACTTCAATATATGGTGCCAGAGGAGCGAATGGAGTGTTAATAATTAATACTAAAAAGGGACTTCCTGGTAAATCGACAATTTCATTCAATACTACAGTCGGCTTTCAGCAATTTACAAATAAGATCAAGATGATGGATAGCTATGATTTTGTGAAATATCAAACCGAAATTAATCAGCAAAAAGCAAATGAGCTTTATAACAGAGCTTCTTTAAATCTGTCGGATCCCTTATACAATGCCTCTGGGCGCACTTTATCGAGTTATAAAAACATAGAAGGAATTGACTGGCAGGATGAAATTTTCAGAAGCAGCCCCATACAGATTCATAATATAGGGATAAGAGGTGGAGATAAAGATACCCGATATTCTTTATCAGGATCAATTTTTGATCAAAACGGAGTAATTATAAACTCAGGTGCAAATAGGTATCAGGGAAGAGCAACATTAGACCAAATAATTAGTAAGAAAATTAGAATTGGTTTAACGGCGAACTACGGACGTTATAGTAAAAATGGCTATGCTGTTAATGGTGAAGATGTGTCCAATTCTACAAATTATGCTTTATTCCGAGCTTGGGGAGCAAGACCGGTGTCCGGAGAATCTAACATTAATTTATTAGACTATGCCATAGATCCAGATTACAAAACATCTCCCTTAGTGAAATATAATCCGATAATATCAATAGAAAATGAAAGTAAAACTTATACTACTTCCAATTTATTAACAAGTGCATATTTTGAGTTAGATATTCTCAAAAATTTAAAGTTTCGTTCTATAGGATCGTTAAATGCTGATAGAAACAGGCTGGATATATTTTATAATTCTAATACTCCCGGCGGTAATTCTGCTTTAGCTGCTAATGGGGCTTTCAGGTATATGAAAAGCAAATATTTTACTAATGAGAATACTTTAAACTATGCCAACGTTTTTAAAGGGGCACACTCTTTAGAAGTATTAGCCGGTTTTTCATATTATAATGGAATGAGGGAGTTATTTGGTTTTAGTGTATCTAATTTGCCAAATGAAGATATTGGAATTTATGGATTGGACGAAGGATTGCCTTATGCAACGGAATCTAATATGTCAAAATATTCATTCAGGTCATATTTTGGTAGAGTAAATTATGACTATAAATCTAAATATTACTTGTCTGCGTCTTTAAGAGCCGAAGAATTACCATTTACAAATAATATTTTCTCTTATTCACCATCTTTTTCGGTAGGATGGAATATGATGGCCGAAAATATATTAAAAGGTTCTAAAATAGTTTCCACGTCTAAACTGCGTTTTGGCTACGGTCAAATTCAAAGCTGGGCATATGAGCCATTTGATTATATAAGCACTTTTGGAAAACCAGATGCTGCTTTTAATGGATTGTTAAATTTAGACGGTAGACGTGAAACTATAGAACAATATAATATCGGATATGACTTTGGTCTTTTTAAAGACAAAATTGCATTAAGCCTTGATGTATACAGAAAAGAAAATGTAGGTACTCCTTACCTTGCTTCTATAAGAAACGAAGGTTTAGAAGTTTCTTTAAGCACAAACAATATCCAGGCAGATAATTTTAAATGGACGTCTCATTTTAATGTCGCATTTAACAAAAACAAAATATTATCTATAAATAACACTGATGCCATCTATTCGCAAGTGGGTAGTGATTTAACTTCTCCCTTATATGTCAGCAAACCAGGATATTCCGCAGGGATGTTTTATGGATATGTATTTGATGGTATTTATCAGGTAGAGGATTTTGATATGACCGGCGGGGTTTATATCTTAAAATCAGATAGACCTGACAATGGTTCACCACGAAGTAGCATTCAACCTGGCGATATCAGATATAAAGATTTAGATGGTAATCTTAGTATCAATCAAGATGATCAAACTATTATCGGAAGAAGTGCTCCGAAGCATTTCGGAGGATTATTAAATAACTTTAACTATAAAGCTTTTGATTTGAGCGTATTATTCCAATGGTCTTATGGTAACCAGATATATAATGCCAATAGAATGTTATTCGAGGGGAATTATTCTAACCTGATGGGCTTAAATCAATATGCTTCTTATAATGACAGATGGACAGCCGAGAAACCTTCTAATGAACTTTTTAGAACCGGCGGGCAAGGGCCAACAGGTTTCCAATCCAGTAGAGTGCTAGAGGACGGATCTTACTTAAGATTAAAAACCATTTCTATAGGATATGCTGTTCCTAAGAGGCATATAAAATCATTGTATTTAAGTCAGCTAAATGTGCGTTTTTCAGCGCAGAATTTATTTACAATAACTAAGTATTCTGGTTTAGATCCTGAGGTTTCTGCAAGACATTCGGTACTTACTCCTGGATTTGATTATGCGGCTTATCCTCAAGCAAAAACAATTTCATTAGGGCTTCACGCTACTTTCTAA
- a CDS encoding DUF5017 domain-containing protein, translated as MKIIKLAFIALIYSSIISCNRDIEISPGLEEFEVSTDKTIYKVNEEVKFNLKGNPDIISFYSGELYSQYEYKEAREIILDKAILSFSSTYPDATSTTVLQNPDFKVLVSTDFNNVYNYESLNAANWIDITSRFNIQTSGIAAVAAGSYQISDLAVPGKPLYIAFKYASKKQEEFGKIRRRTITLFNVTGTSIFGDHLLGNPSSSNFRLIEKSEDSKTLSSITSTTLTFNGYSRSLPTDPDPETDTWIVSKAFDLGVLDNGPDRPIAIKGNVDPALTTHYHAFTKAGEYIVTFVGINANVSGRKEIVRQVKITVE; from the coding sequence ATGAAAATTATAAAACTAGCATTTATTGCATTAATATATTCTTCCATTATTTCTTGCAACAGAGACATTGAAATCTCTCCAGGGCTGGAAGAATTTGAAGTAAGTACAGACAAAACAATTTATAAAGTTAACGAAGAAGTAAAGTTTAATCTAAAGGGAAACCCGGATATCATCTCTTTTTATTCTGGAGAACTTTATAGCCAGTATGAATATAAAGAGGCCAGGGAAATTATTTTAGATAAAGCAATCCTGAGTTTTAGCAGCACATATCCGGATGCAACATCCACTACCGTTCTACAAAATCCAGACTTCAAAGTGTTGGTATCTACCGACTTTAATAACGTTTATAACTATGAAAGCTTAAATGCTGCCAATTGGATAGATATTACTTCACGATTTAATATTCAAACATCTGGAATTGCTGCTGTTGCAGCAGGATCGTACCAAATTTCTGATTTAGCAGTACCGGGAAAGCCATTGTATATAGCATTTAAGTACGCAAGTAAAAAGCAAGAGGAATTTGGTAAAATAAGAAGAAGAACAATTACGCTTTTTAATGTAACTGGCACATCAATATTTGGTGATCATCTTTTGGGAAATCCATCATCTTCTAATTTCAGGTTAATTGAAAAGAGTGAGGATTCTAAAACCTTATCAAGTATAACTTCAACAACACTTACTTTTAATGGTTATTCCAGGTCTTTACCTACTGATCCGGATCCCGAGACTGATACCTGGATTGTTTCTAAAGCTTTTGATTTAGGAGTACTAGATAACGGTCCCGATAGGCCAATCGCTATTAAGGGGAATGTAGATCCGGCTTTAACGACTCACTATCATGCTTTTACCAAAGCAGGCGAATACATAGTTACTTTTGTTGGTATTAACGCAAATGTTAGTGGTAGAAAAGAAATTGTTAGACAGGTTAAAATAACAGTAGAATAA
- a CDS encoding RagB/SusD family nutrient uptake outer membrane protein, with the protein MKKIVYSLLVFIVISASSCEKFLEKNPLDFSPELTDYYNTPEKLESNIRSVYHSLQAFSLYGTLMHYRLGFEADEGYYARSSPTSGPHANDFTSGHSDINSFWRDLYSGVARANNFIANVDSNPSIDVDYRNRLRGEALFLRGYFYFMLVKTFGGVPLILEPLADVDNIDIPRATDKEVYDQILADMKEAETLVASIQEIGHGGRVNKSAVRGILARVCLYMAGYPLRDLTKYQEAKNWAYKVISDAGAGHTLNPSFSQIFINYAQDKYDPKESIWEVEFKGNGQDAFSEMGQVGYVNGPTTTSDVIGQGFGGVKATSKLFNIYILGDLRRDWTIASFTYSGTTHNFTGSYTTSVTQTYLNNREAGKFRREYETLKPKHKTQTPQNFPLLRYSDVLLMYAEADYETVHLGNEGSNGIPSDSAKLLVNQVRLRSFNVGGIKIRTNTSNPTTATNNLGFGINAGGSGYLSAPTITLPNTNPAGTTAGIYAKVSTAGVINFFDLERDPVTGYKMGSKYTLPNFSYVTITPTNGGTGARANARFYTAEEGELTAAELNDFRKAIQDERMREFAFETIRKGDLIRWGIFEFEMRQVANILSNAALTSNYYYSYFANVREKHKLWPIPAREMSLNRKLVQNPGW; encoded by the coding sequence ATGAAAAAGATTGTTTACTCATTACTGGTATTTATTGTAATAAGTGCTAGTTCGTGTGAAAAATTTCTGGAAAAAAATCCATTGGACTTCTCGCCGGAGCTGACTGATTACTATAACACTCCGGAAAAGCTAGAGTCTAATATCAGATCAGTTTATCATTCATTACAAGCATTTTCTCTTTATGGAACATTAATGCATTATAGATTAGGATTTGAAGCGGATGAGGGTTATTACGCTCGCTCTAGCCCTACCAGTGGGCCTCATGCAAATGATTTTACTTCTGGCCATTCTGATATTAATTCTTTTTGGCGTGATTTATATTCAGGAGTTGCAAGAGCCAATAATTTTATCGCAAACGTGGATTCTAATCCCTCTATTGATGTGGACTACAGAAATAGACTTAGAGGTGAAGCTCTCTTTTTAAGAGGTTATTTCTATTTTATGCTTGTAAAAACTTTTGGTGGAGTTCCATTAATATTAGAGCCTTTAGCTGATGTGGATAATATAGATATTCCAAGAGCTACAGATAAGGAAGTTTACGACCAGATTCTTGCCGATATGAAAGAGGCAGAAACACTAGTCGCAAGTATTCAGGAAATCGGCCATGGTGGAAGAGTTAACAAATCTGCTGTTAGAGGTATATTAGCAAGAGTATGTCTTTACATGGCAGGTTATCCTTTAAGAGATTTAACGAAATATCAGGAAGCTAAAAATTGGGCATACAAGGTTATATCAGATGCTGGGGCGGGACACACATTAAATCCAAGCTTTAGCCAGATTTTTATTAATTATGCGCAGGATAAATATGATCCTAAAGAAAGTATTTGGGAAGTAGAATTTAAGGGAAATGGACAGGATGCTTTCAGCGAAATGGGGCAGGTTGGTTATGTAAACGGGCCAACAACAACATCGGATGTAATAGGTCAGGGCTTTGGAGGGGTAAAAGCAACTTCTAAATTATTCAATATTTATATTTTGGGCGATTTAAGAAGAGATTGGACAATTGCAAGTTTTACCTATAGTGGAACAACTCATAATTTCACTGGTTCTTATACTACTTCTGTAACTCAAACTTATTTAAATAACAGAGAAGCGGGGAAATTTAGGCGTGAATATGAAACTTTAAAGCCTAAACATAAAACACAAACGCCTCAAAATTTCCCTCTTTTAAGATATTCTGATGTCTTATTAATGTATGCAGAGGCAGATTATGAAACTGTTCATTTAGGAAATGAAGGTTCTAACGGAATACCAAGCGATTCTGCTAAATTATTGGTTAATCAGGTTAGATTAAGGTCTTTTAATGTTGGAGGAATTAAGATTAGAACGAATACTTCTAACCCTACTACTGCGACTAATAATTTAGGTTTTGGTATAAACGCGGGAGGAAGCGGCTATTTATCTGCTCCAACAATTACTCTACCTAATACGAATCCAGCAGGAACAACGGCAGGTATTTATGCGAAAGTTTCAACAGCGGGAGTAATTAACTTTTTTGACTTGGAGAGAGACCCGGTAACAGGATATAAAATGGGGTCTAAATATACATTACCTAATTTTTCTTATGTGACCATCACGCCGACCAATGGCGGAACTGGAGCTAGAGCAAATGCAAGGTTTTATACAGCTGAAGAAGGTGAATTAACTGCCGCCGAATTGAATGATTTTAGAAAAGCTATTCAAGATGAAAGAATGAGGGAATTTGCTTTTGAAACAATAAGAAAAGGGGATTTAATTAGATGGGGAATATTTGAATTCGAGATGAGACAGGTAGCAAATATATTAAGCAATGCAGCGCTAACATCAAACTATTACTATAGTTATTTCGCAAATGTGAGAGAAAAACATAAGCTGTGGCCAATACCAGCCAGAGAAATGAGCTTGAATAGAAAATTAGTGCAAAATCCCGGATGGTAA